In Candidatus Chlorohelix allophototropha, one DNA window encodes the following:
- the ispE gene encoding 4-(cytidine 5'-diphospho)-2-C-methyl-D-erythritol kinase codes for MSEITDTETSENAEASTPTVAAGNPDNPERQSFPAYAKLNLSLEILGKRLDGFHDLASVMQTVSLADTLYLAPSENIEFDCNLPELVDETNLVWRAANLLHELLPAEKKRGVSLYLEKAIPVAAGLGGGSSDAATALFAINWFWNLGLSTEKLEEMSARLGSDVPFFIRGGTALVEGRGEKLTTLPPLGKYWMVLLYPEVNLPANKTATLYRSLERSDFSGGQITRELVKSIRVGKSLSESLLFNSFERLVYELFPEIDFYRNAMVNAGAEFVRVSGSGPTLYALVSSQEEGRNIVNTLEQAGYLVYLAETVESTFA; via the coding sequence ATGAGCGAAATTACTGATACTGAAACTTCGGAAAACGCCGAAGCAAGCACCCCAACCGTTGCTGCTGGAAATCCTGACAACCCCGAAAGGCAGAGTTTTCCAGCTTACGCCAAGTTAAATCTTTCCCTCGAAATTCTGGGCAAACGCCTAGATGGATTTCATGACCTGGCTTCGGTTATGCAAACCGTATCGCTGGCAGATACCTTATACCTTGCGCCTTCAGAGAATATTGAGTTTGATTGTAATCTACCCGAATTGGTGGACGAAACCAATCTGGTGTGGCGGGCTGCCAATTTGCTGCACGAGTTGTTGCCAGCCGAGAAGAAGCGAGGCGTGAGCCTTTATCTCGAAAAAGCTATTCCGGTTGCCGCCGGTTTGGGCGGGGGTAGCAGCGATGCCGCTACCGCGCTTTTCGCCATAAACTGGTTCTGGAATTTGGGGCTTAGCACAGAAAAACTGGAAGAAATGTCGGCGAGGTTAGGCAGCGATGTGCCATTCTTTATCAGAGGTGGTACTGCGCTAGTAGAAGGGCGTGGCGAGAAACTTACAACCTTACCACCGTTGGGCAAATACTGGATGGTATTACTTTATCCCGAAGTAAATTTGCCCGCTAACAAAACCGCCACCCTCTATCGCAGCTTGGAACGAAGCGACTTTAGCGGAGGGCAAATCACCCGCGAACTGGTGAAATCTATAAGGGTGGGAAAGTCACTATCCGAATCGTTATTATTCAATAGTTTTGAACGGTTGGTATATGAGCTGTTCCCAGAAATAGATTTTTACCGCAACGCAATGGTGAACGCCGGAGCAGAGTTCGTGCGCGTTTCAGGAAGCGGACCGACCCTCTATGCGCTGGTTAGCAGCCAAGAAGAGGGTCGCAACATTGTTAATACCCTTGAGCAAGCAGGGTATTTGGTTTACCTAGCAGAAACGGTGGAATCCACCTTCGCATAG
- a CDS encoding FHA domain-containing protein — protein sequence MIICPNCGTKQIEGTLFCNDCGADLTGLEEGIDPNLDLSRESKYTTANIPPSNFSIPVIPQGTFPVAPPAPVSGPVRKDLKLVVLNTGRRMECPDRSNIIIGRSDAVSGETPDIDLTPDDALELGVSRRHACITFRDGVPFLTDLGSTNRTFINRQVLMRGQPSLLKDGDEIRMGNAIIKVLFKPDAK from the coding sequence ATGATTATCTGTCCAAACTGTGGAACAAAACAAATAGAAGGTACTCTTTTTTGTAACGATTGTGGAGCGGACTTAACCGGGTTAGAGGAAGGTATTGACCCCAATCTCGACCTTTCTCGCGAGAGTAAATATACCACTGCCAATATCCCGCCTTCTAACTTTAGCATACCCGTTATTCCACAGGGGACATTTCCGGTAGCGCCACCTGCTCCGGTTAGCGGTCCGGTGCGCAAGGATTTAAAGCTTGTGGTATTAAATACCGGGAGACGGATGGAATGCCCCGACCGTTCTAATATTATCATCGGCAGAAGTGATGCAGTTTCTGGTGAAACCCCTGATATTGACCTTACCCCGGATGATGCACTAGAATTAGGGGTATCGCGACGGCACGCTTGTATTACTTTCCGCGATGGTGTTCCTTTTCTTACTGACTTAGGTAGTACGAACCGTACCTTCATCAATAGGCAAGTGTTAATGCGAGGACAACCCAGTTTGCTAAAAGATGGCGATGAAATCCGGATGGGCAATGCTATTATAAAAGTGTTATTTAAGCCGGATGCTAAATAG
- a CDS encoding vWA domain-containing protein, which yields MSERNIVPLDNNDKLKGGNNERLISAYPGYEPVTLDYMPSQQAFPASKVEKVIYLLFTLSTHEHLSNSGNVPLNICLVVDQSSSMRGEKLFALKSAAKQVVDQLANEDFFSLISFNDRATVVVGCQRVDSRENIKMLIDSIEAKGGTELAQGLNQGIMEMKRATNFTELNHLMLFTDGQTYGDSEQCVYLGMEAARNNISIHPMGIGTDWNEDLLETVAAKTASSSEFINSADQIIKIFLQKIAQFRATLTNNATLIFQPVQGIKIRNAHRIVPTISEMEIIPGNNKGELNLKLGVMRYKHDYKVLIELLLPTCPPGVFRVGDFSLRYTPIEAQKNTVHLKLPVGITIAEPIHSSPINPEVKSILEKITTFKLQAKAWQDLSSGDIEGGKKKLAAVGTKLLNMGESILASQVEQELNNLEVRGIATAEGKKRIKYGTRGLTGLFED from the coding sequence ATGAGCGAACGTAATATAGTTCCGCTCGATAATAATGATAAATTAAAAGGCGGTAACAACGAGCGTCTAATATCGGCTTACCCAGGATATGAACCTGTAACGCTGGATTATATGCCCTCGCAGCAAGCTTTTCCTGCTTCTAAAGTAGAGAAAGTTATTTATCTGCTTTTCACACTCAGCACCCATGAGCATTTATCAAATAGCGGAAATGTTCCTCTCAACATTTGTCTAGTAGTTGACCAGAGCAGTTCGATGCGTGGGGAAAAGCTATTTGCGCTGAAATCAGCCGCTAAACAGGTGGTTGACCAACTTGCCAACGAAGATTTTTTCAGCCTGATCAGCTTCAATGACCGGGCAACGGTAGTGGTGGGTTGCCAACGAGTCGATAGTCGCGAAAACATCAAAATGCTGATCGACTCAATTGAGGCAAAAGGTGGGACTGAACTGGCGCAAGGTCTGAATCAAGGCATCATGGAAATGAAACGCGCCACAAATTTCACCGAATTAAACCACCTAATGCTTTTTACCGATGGTCAAACCTACGGCGATTCCGAACAATGTGTTTACCTTGGTATGGAAGCCGCGCGTAATAACATTAGCATACACCCAATGGGTATCGGTACAGACTGGAATGAGGATTTGCTCGAAACAGTTGCAGCAAAAACAGCCAGTTCATCCGAATTTATTAACTCCGCAGACCAGATTATCAAAATATTCCTTCAAAAAATCGCGCAGTTCCGGGCTACTCTTACTAATAATGCAACCCTAATATTTCAGCCTGTTCAAGGCATCAAAATTAGAAATGCCCATAGAATAGTGCCGACTATTAGCGAAATGGAAATTATTCCCGGCAATAATAAAGGCGAATTGAATCTCAAGTTAGGGGTTATGCGATACAAGCACGACTACAAAGTATTAATAGAATTGCTATTGCCTACCTGCCCGCCGGGAGTTTTTCGTGTTGGGGATTTCTCGTTGCGCTACACCCCTATTGAAGCACAAAAAAATACCGTGCATTTAAAACTTCCAGTGGGTATAACCATAGCTGAACCCATCCATAGTTCCCCGATAAACCCGGAAGTTAAGAGCATTCTGGAAAAAATCACTACTTTCAAGCTTCAGGCTAAAGCATGGCAAGATTTGAGTAGTGGAGATATTGAAGGTGGTAAAAAAAAGTTGGCAGCAGTTGGCACTAAGCTTCTCAATATGGGGGAATCCATTCTGGCTTCGCAGGTAGAGCAGGAATTGAACAATTTGGAAGTTCGAGGTATTGCTACCGCTGAAGGGAAAAAACGGATAAAGTACGGGACAAGAGGGCTAACCGGACTTTTTGAAGATTAG
- a CDS encoding PP2C family protein-serine/threonine phosphatase, with product MFNKDIPGSGEKKKSKSSRSKTRKEKAPVVTENLPVVAPTEELTRPDPDMATQPLSSMDFSQLEVKPIDVTVNGTSSLIPQKVKCQQIEAAFASHVGMIRDNNEDSLTVFMGTIPRSENVPEQLFGFFAVADGMGGHENGEVASNIAIRTTSKNVVNEFYLRALSGLKPGSTGETPGEILVRLIENTNQLIIEQGQEARHNMGTTLTCIIILGSMAYVGHIGDSRLYGVNKETRQLQQITKDHSLVARLVEAGALTAQEALDSPQRSVLYRSLGQRLEMSADTDFFRISEYTHLVLCSDGLWDMLPDMSISYIINKYDEPATICQELINSANSAGGEDNVSVIVIKL from the coding sequence TTGTTTAATAAAGACATACCCGGTTCTGGCGAAAAAAAGAAAAGCAAAAGTAGTCGCAGTAAAACTCGCAAAGAAAAGGCTCCGGTAGTTACAGAAAATCTACCCGTAGTAGCGCCAACCGAAGAGCTTACAAGACCTGATCCTGATATGGCTACACAACCGCTTTCATCAATGGATTTTTCTCAACTTGAGGTGAAACCTATTGATGTAACGGTTAACGGCACGAGTTCGCTGATTCCTCAAAAAGTCAAATGCCAACAAATTGAGGCAGCCTTTGCTTCTCATGTCGGCATGATTCGGGACAATAACGAGGATAGTTTGACTGTTTTTATGGGCACTATTCCGCGAAGCGAAAATGTACCAGAGCAATTATTCGGCTTTTTTGCGGTTGCGGATGGAATGGGTGGACATGAAAACGGGGAGGTTGCCAGTAATATTGCGATTCGAACCACTTCGAAAAACGTAGTTAATGAGTTTTACTTGAGAGCTTTATCTGGCTTAAAGCCGGGTTCAACCGGTGAAACTCCGGGCGAAATACTTGTACGCCTGATAGAAAATACCAATCAGTTAATAATTGAGCAGGGACAGGAAGCTCGCCATAATATGGGAACAACCTTGACCTGTATTATAATTCTAGGTTCAATGGCATATGTAGGGCATATTGGGGATAGCCGATTGTATGGCGTGAACAAAGAAACCCGGCAATTGCAGCAAATAACCAAAGATCATTCTTTGGTAGCGCGACTGGTTGAAGCAGGGGCACTTACCGCTCAGGAAGCCTTGGATAGCCCACAACGCAGCGTGTTGTACCGTTCACTAGGACAACGGTTAGAAATGTCAGCCGATACCGATTTCTTTCGAATTTCTGAATATACTCATTTGGTATTGTGTTCTGACGGTTTATGGGATATGCTACCTGATATGTCAATTTCATATATCATCAACAAATATGATGAGCCGGCTACCATATGCCAAGAACTTATTAATTCTGCTAATTCTGCGGGTGGTGAGGATAACGTTAGTGTTATTGTTATCAAACTATAA
- a CDS encoding PQQ-binding-like beta-propeller repeat protein, producing the protein MQPNKLLKKIGTGQLGKDVKPRDDQTSQLDSLRNSLGTTSTMSRGHVLQGRYEIEQVVGYGGMSTVYRARDMRFTQTVRVCAVKEMFDMSTDPAARRDKMQRFEMEANILAKLNHASIPKIYDFFGDNDRFFLVLEYVDGKNLESLLEAANSPLDERDVLEWAIKLCEVLSYLHNQKPGPIIFRDMKPSNVMLNNDGRLMLIDFGIAKVFLDDKKGTMIGTEGYSPPEQYKGIGQPAGDIYALGATMHHLLTNSDPRLEIPFTFHERMPKTLNPKISPEMEAIVMKALEFSIEDRWKNVEEMKAALVRFQYKLSGLVEATSHGTHALNLDMSKVAEAKLNATPTPGTNPTIRPHTGTDGTKMVPVARPGQASAKDGILSVPEYLPQAKLLWDFKVEEEIRATPLVYGNSIFIGSYDTNIYALDAKNGSFLWKTPTSAGISSSPCIAEIPGGTQLLIVGSEDHKLYALEIQKGQQMWDFQAQGPIRSSPRLYQSYVFFGSDDNHVYGVDIRGGKALWKQRTLGRVRSSPTIANGCIYIGSEDRKLYSLEISRGNINWKFDTLNSIVSTPAVADGYVYIGSEDSNFYCIDTQNGFLVWKAKTGKPIRSSPSFHNGKVYFGSGDGMLYCYDAKRGAKLWAFNTESQIVSSPRVANGLVFFGAADGNIYALDADKGDAKWFYPTGNAIVCSPAIANDTLYIGSLDNRLYAIAI; encoded by the coding sequence GTGCAACCTAATAAATTACTAAAGAAAATAGGAACGGGACAACTCGGCAAAGATGTTAAACCGCGAGACGACCAAACATCTCAGTTGGATTCGTTGCGCAATAGTCTAGGTACAACTAGTACCATGTCGCGTGGGCATGTTTTACAGGGTCGCTACGAAATTGAGCAAGTAGTAGGTTACGGCGGTATGAGTACCGTTTACCGCGCCCGTGATATGCGATTTACTCAAACCGTAAGGGTATGCGCCGTCAAAGAAATGTTTGATATGTCCACCGACCCGGCGGCGCGGCGTGATAAAATGCAACGCTTTGAGATGGAAGCAAATATTCTTGCCAAGCTCAATCACGCTTCGATTCCCAAAATTTATGATTTCTTCGGAGACAATGACCGCTTCTTCTTGGTGCTGGAATATGTAGATGGGAAAAATCTTGAGTCCCTCCTTGAAGCTGCAAATTCTCCGCTAGATGAACGCGATGTGTTGGAATGGGCTATAAAGCTTTGTGAAGTGCTCAGTTATTTACATAATCAAAAGCCCGGTCCTATCATTTTCCGCGATATGAAACCTTCAAACGTGATGCTCAATAATGATGGACGTTTGATGCTAATTGACTTTGGTATTGCTAAAGTCTTTTTAGACGACAAAAAAGGGACTATGATCGGCACAGAGGGCTATTCGCCCCCGGAACAATACAAGGGTATAGGTCAACCTGCCGGGGATATTTATGCCCTTGGCGCTACCATGCACCACCTTCTTACCAATAGCGACCCTCGCTTGGAAATTCCCTTTACCTTCCATGAGCGCATGCCAAAAACGCTTAATCCTAAAATCTCGCCTGAGATGGAAGCGATTGTAATGAAAGCGTTGGAGTTTTCTATTGAGGATCGTTGGAAAAACGTTGAGGAAATGAAAGCAGCGCTCGTAAGGTTTCAGTACAAGTTAAGCGGACTTGTAGAAGCTACCAGTCATGGAACGCACGCCCTTAACCTAGATATGTCAAAGGTAGCCGAAGCCAAACTCAACGCTACGCCAACACCGGGCACTAATCCGACAATACGCCCCCATACCGGAACAGATGGCACAAAAATGGTTCCTGTAGCTCGTCCCGGACAAGCATCTGCTAAGGATGGGATTCTTTCTGTGCCAGAGTATTTGCCTCAAGCCAAATTGTTATGGGATTTCAAGGTAGAAGAGGAAATCCGCGCAACGCCGCTAGTTTACGGCAACTCGATTTTTATTGGCAGCTATGACACCAATATATACGCCCTTGATGCAAAAAATGGCTCATTCTTATGGAAAACCCCCACCAGTGCCGGAATCAGCAGTAGCCCTTGTATAGCAGAAATTCCCGGTGGGACTCAACTGCTAATTGTAGGCAGTGAGGATCACAAGCTATATGCGCTCGAAATCCAAAAAGGGCAGCAAATGTGGGATTTCCAAGCACAAGGTCCTATTCGCAGTTCACCGCGACTCTACCAATCCTATGTGTTCTTTGGCTCAGATGATAACCATGTTTATGGGGTTGATATTCGGGGCGGCAAAGCGCTGTGGAAACAGCGTACCTTAGGCAGGGTGCGCAGTTCGCCTACTATAGCCAATGGTTGCATCTACATCGGTAGTGAAGACCGTAAGCTTTACTCGCTGGAAATTTCACGAGGCAACATCAACTGGAAGTTTGATACTTTGAACAGTATTGTGAGTACGCCAGCAGTTGCAGACGGGTATGTATATATCGGTTCGGAGGACTCCAATTTTTATTGCATCGATACCCAAAACGGTTTTCTGGTGTGGAAAGCTAAAACGGGTAAACCAATCCGCTCATCTCCTAGTTTCCACAATGGGAAAGTTTATTTTGGATCAGGGGATGGTATGTTGTACTGTTATGATGCTAAACGTGGTGCTAAACTATGGGCTTTTAACACCGAAAGTCAAATAGTAAGTTCACCGCGAGTAGCAAATGGGCTTGTTTTCTTCGGGGCTGCAGACGGCAATATTTATGCGCTGGATGCGGATAAAGGTGATGCCAAATGGTTCTATCCAACCGGTAACGCGATCGTATGCTCACCTGCCATTGCTAATGATACTCTTTACATCGGTTCCCTCGATAACCGATTGTATGCCATCGCAATATAG
- a CDS encoding radical SAM protein: MTENNQIGGNIPDTAIKPVPLFEATSSEAIRCKVCEISCELSEGQSGVCKVRTNRAGKLVTLNYGIISHADLEPIERKYFYHFFPGTKVFSIGGYGLNYPRVGGVDHNDDFPSGNIRVLPVEKIIKFSIEQRCRGVVFAYNEPSMWYEFLYDAMRLVKANGMFTAIVSNGYFTSEVLNNIGDYLDGILLEINSFNEETFRVFSGQTQFQQILENASQAQRKFKVHVEINTRIVPGINDSTTEMKTIAAWIKQVLGETTPWHLSLAGDGDPTILWYIKSLAEENDLKYVYLHNVEQQKIQLASAGVTINSDNTAGGNTFCYKCHRLLISRTETEAVSSGLERERCTYCGIETSVHNTIWKL; the protein is encoded by the coding sequence GTGACCGAGAATAATCAGATTGGCGGAAATATACCAGATACCGCTATCAAGCCTGTGCCTTTATTTGAGGCAACTTCCTCTGAGGCTATACGCTGCAAAGTTTGTGAAATAAGCTGCGAACTGTCAGAAGGTCAAAGCGGCGTATGCAAAGTACGTACCAACCGTGCCGGAAAACTCGTCACCCTGAACTATGGCATAATCAGCCACGCCGACCTTGAACCGATAGAACGTAAGTATTTCTACCATTTTTTCCCCGGTACAAAAGTGTTCTCGATTGGCGGTTATGGGCTGAACTACCCCAGAGTGGGTGGAGTGGATCATAATGATGATTTTCCTTCAGGCAATATCAGGGTATTACCCGTAGAAAAGATCATAAAGTTCAGTATTGAGCAACGCTGTCGCGGCGTGGTATTTGCTTATAACGAACCAAGCATGTGGTATGAATTTCTTTACGATGCAATGCGACTGGTTAAAGCTAACGGCATGTTCACTGCTATTGTTTCGAACGGCTATTTCACCTCAGAAGTATTGAATAATATCGGTGATTATCTTGATGGTATTTTGTTAGAGATAAATTCGTTCAACGAAGAAACTTTCCGGGTATTCAGTGGACAAACCCAATTCCAGCAGATTCTGGAAAATGCCAGCCAAGCGCAACGTAAATTCAAAGTTCATGTGGAAATAAATACCAGAATTGTTCCCGGAATAAACGATTCTACTACCGAAATGAAAACTATTGCAGCATGGATTAAGCAGGTATTAGGCGAAACCACTCCCTGGCATTTGTCATTGGCAGGCGATGGAGATCCCACCATCTTATGGTATATTAAATCACTGGCAGAAGAAAACGATTTGAAGTACGTATATCTTCATAATGTGGAGCAACAAAAAATCCAGTTGGCTAGTGCAGGAGTGACAATAAATAGCGATAATACTGCCGGAGGTAATACATTTTGCTATAAATGTCATAGATTATTAATTTCACGTACTGAGACAGAAGCTGTCTCTAGCGGTTTAGAGCGAGAACGTTGTACTTACTGCGGGATCGAAACCAGCGTACATAATACCATCTGGAAACTCTAA
- the lepB gene encoding signal peptidase I: MSEENNYKPQPTLPQAMESPIVPQPTSEVVVEQYGYRNSAADASAEPMEGQIVSEESQSLDDLPTTSPVPAKAVSPKPHKSFWREVLETVILTILIFFLAQSLIQPFRIQGSSMEPNFHTDQLLMVNKAAYFHFDVNPWLRLIPGVKAEGSSVWWVFGGPKRGDVVVFEYPRDPSQDYIKRVIGFPGEKVEVRSGVVYVNDQPLTEPYIKEASLSPYGPMVVPEGTLFVLGDNRNGSSDSRAWGFLPIDRIIGKAMIAYWPLGKGWGIVNEASYN, translated from the coding sequence GTGTCCGAAGAAAATAATTACAAACCTCAGCCAACTTTGCCTCAGGCTATGGAATCTCCAATCGTGCCGCAACCCACCTCTGAAGTGGTTGTTGAGCAATATGGTTACCGGAACTCTGCCGCCGATGCTTCCGCTGAACCGATGGAGGGTCAGATAGTTTCTGAGGAGAGTCAAAGCTTAGACGACTTGCCCACTACTTCTCCAGTTCCAGCGAAGGCGGTATCCCCCAAACCGCATAAATCTTTTTGGAGAGAGGTGCTGGAAACTGTTATTCTTACCATACTGATTTTTTTCCTTGCTCAATCGCTCATCCAGCCTTTTCGGATTCAGGGCAGCAGTATGGAGCCGAATTTTCACACCGACCAGTTATTGATGGTTAATAAAGCAGCCTATTTTCATTTTGATGTTAACCCTTGGTTGCGTTTAATACCGGGTGTTAAGGCGGAAGGCTCAAGTGTTTGGTGGGTCTTTGGCGGACCAAAGCGTGGAGATGTGGTGGTTTTTGAATATCCACGTGACCCAAGCCAGGACTATATAAAACGAGTCATAGGTTTTCCGGGTGAAAAAGTGGAAGTACGCTCCGGTGTGGTCTATGTCAATGACCAACCTTTAACCGAGCCTTACATAAAGGAAGCCTCGCTTTCTCCCTACGGACCGATGGTTGTACCTGAGGGGACTCTATTTGTACTTGGTGATAATCGAAACGGCAGTAGTGACTCGCGTGCATGGGGTTTTCTGCCAATTGACCGGATAATCGGAAAAGCTATGATTGCCTACTGGCCTCTCGGTAAAGGTTGGGGCATAGTAAACGAGGCTAGTTACAACTAA
- a CDS encoding bifunctional nuclease family protein, protein MIEAKILSIRMSLVTQHRVVILKEVNAERYLPIWIGAYEADAIAVELQDVSVSRPLTHDLLRSVIGELGAKVTSILINDLHDDTFYARIIMDVGGRHVEVDSRPSDALALAVRVGSQIYVDEAVMDKAGVLLDGQGKEQTKVENPKADKVDDEKLAVFRDFINSLDLDDLGKGKDD, encoded by the coding sequence ATGATTGAAGCAAAAATTCTTAGCATAAGGATGAGTCTTGTGACTCAGCATAGAGTTGTCATCCTCAAGGAAGTTAACGCCGAGCGTTACCTGCCAATTTGGATTGGCGCTTATGAAGCGGATGCAATTGCGGTTGAGTTACAGGATGTATCTGTATCACGTCCTTTAACCCACGATTTGCTACGTTCTGTTATTGGTGAGCTTGGCGCAAAAGTTACCAGTATCTTGATTAATGATTTGCATGATGATACTTTCTATGCACGTATCATTATGGATGTTGGTGGGCGGCATGTCGAAGTCGATTCACGCCCCAGCGATGCGCTGGCTCTGGCGGTGCGGGTTGGCTCTCAAATTTATGTAGATGAAGCGGTAATGGATAAAGCCGGCGTATTGCTGGATGGACAGGGTAAAGAACAGACCAAAGTTGAAAATCCTAAAGCTGATAAGGTTGACGATGAGAAACTGGCGGTCTTTCGCGACTTCATAAACAGCCTTGACCTTGATGATTTAGGCAAGGGCAAGGACGACTAG
- a CDS encoding DinB family protein, with product MTTTQPDLSDRKTRLKYKMEEARRDLVDTIKNLTDEQLKLPTANPGWTIYDMLCHITGAEGGMEIIAQRILSGEQTMVEGFDINRFNAGQVKKRQGKLVADMIEELNQSRARMMAVLDSATDEQLSLRGQHPAAGEIDLYGLYVVIYRHERDHTENIKEALAAAGK from the coding sequence ATGACCACTACACAGCCTGATTTGAGCGATCGAAAGACTCGTTTGAAGTATAAGATGGAGGAAGCCCGCCGCGATTTGGTGGATACCATCAAGAATCTGACTGATGAGCAACTTAAGCTGCCTACCGCCAATCCCGGTTGGACAATTTACGATATGCTATGCCATATTACCGGGGCAGAAGGCGGAATGGAAATAATCGCACAGCGTATATTGTCTGGCGAACAAACTATGGTAGAAGGCTTTGATATAAATCGTTTTAATGCCGGACAGGTGAAAAAGCGGCAGGGAAAGCTAGTTGCCGATATGATTGAAGAACTAAACCAGAGCCGTGCCCGTATGATGGCGGTGCTGGATAGCGCTACTGATGAGCAGTTGAGCTTGCGCGGACAACACCCTGCTGCCGGTGAGATTGACCTCTACGGGTTGTATGTGGTGATTTACAGGCACGAACGCGACCATACCGAGAATATTAAGGAGGCATTGGCTGCTGCCGGAAAATAA
- the queA gene encoding tRNA preQ1(34) S-adenosylmethionine ribosyltransferase-isomerase QueA — MSGTEAINIADFDYHLPLELIAQQAAEPRDSSRLMVLNRREQQIGHLPVFRDIVDYLKPGDALVVNESKVIPARLFGRKAASGGQMELLLLRPADHRPNILDAVIWEVLVRPGRGARVGAIFVFGDEQQLTAEVLEITPTGERIVQFNEPPLPFLNKFGQLPLPPYIHAKPADPNRYQTVYATAPGSAAAPTAGLHFTPQLLERIAGKGVSFERVLLHVGLDTFQPVKEENALEHKMHSEWCQLEAEVAERLNRVREQGGRIIAVGTTTVRTLETAFDQSSGKLASYSGDTRIYLYPGKQLRAIDALVTNFHLPRSTLLLLVSAFAGREFMLEAYNEAVRLGYRFFSFGDAMLIL, encoded by the coding sequence ATGAGCGGAACTGAAGCTATAAATATCGCCGATTTCGATTATCACTTGCCACTCGAACTTATTGCGCAGCAGGCTGCCGAGCCTCGCGATAGTTCGCGGTTGATGGTACTAAATCGCCGGGAGCAGCAAATTGGGCATCTCCCGGTTTTTCGCGATATTGTGGATTATCTCAAGCCCGGTGACGCGCTGGTAGTGAATGAGAGCAAAGTTATACCAGCGCGCTTGTTTGGGCGTAAAGCGGCAAGCGGTGGTCAGATGGAGCTTTTGTTGCTGCGACCAGCCGATCATCGCCCTAATATCCTCGATGCGGTTATCTGGGAAGTGTTGGTGCGTCCCGGTAGAGGGGCGCGCGTAGGTGCAATCTTTGTTTTCGGAGATGAGCAGCAACTTACGGCAGAGGTATTGGAAATAACCCCTACCGGCGAACGAATAGTACAGTTTAACGAACCGCCATTACCCTTTCTGAACAAATTCGGGCAATTGCCTCTGCCTCCCTATATTCACGCCAAACCTGCCGACCCCAATCGTTACCAGACGGTGTATGCCACCGCCCCGGGTAGTGCAGCTGCTCCAACCGCCGGGTTGCATTTTACCCCTCAATTGCTTGAACGAATAGCCGGTAAGGGAGTCAGTTTCGAGCGGGTGCTGCTACATGTGGGTTTGGATACCTTTCAGCCTGTCAAGGAAGAGAACGCGCTAGAGCATAAAATGCACAGCGAATGGTGTCAGCTTGAAGCGGAAGTGGCAGAGCGGTTGAATCGGGTAAGGGAGCAAGGTGGGCGCATAATTGCGGTTGGTACTACCACTGTTCGCACCCTTGAAACCGCCTTTGACCAAAGTAGCGGCAAGTTGGCAAGCTATTCAGGCGATACCCGGATTTATCTCTATCCCGGCAAGCAGTTGCGGGCGATTGATGCGCTGGTGACTAATTTTCACTTGCCGCGCAGCACCTTGCTTTTGTTGGTGAGTGCGTTTGCCGGACGAGAGTTTATGTTAGAGGCTTACAATGAGGCGGTCAGGCTGGGCTATCGCTTTTTCAGTTTTGGTGACGCTATGTTAATACTATAG